The proteins below come from a single Holdemania massiliensis genomic window:
- a CDS encoding PTS system mannose/fructose/sorbose family transporter subunit IID, whose amino-acid sequence MNKRLTKKELRRINLRHMFGLQLGHNYERMQGMGYFYAILPALKKFYGDDPEALDRACRAHIQFYNTTPQMSEIIIGMNLAIEEEEGIAALETATSLKTALMGPFAGVGDVIFGVIAGTIFGAIAGNMAIAGSTAGMWIWVAWNIAVLFMRTKLFDLGYAQGAKLITTMKDQLNAITNGASILGLIVVGALIPSVVKLKIPYTFQSGEVTLSVQENLDKIMPYLPQVVLVVLCYRLSKVKGMTAGKLIFVVMIGAIILSALKVIG is encoded by the coding sequence ATGAATAAACGTTTAACCAAGAAAGAACTTCGCCGGATTAATCTGCGTCACATGTTTGGTCTGCAGTTGGGGCATAACTACGAAAGAATGCAGGGAATGGGTTACTTCTATGCGATCCTGCCAGCGCTTAAAAAATTCTATGGGGATGATCCCGAAGCCTTGGACCGAGCCTGCCGGGCTCATATTCAATTTTACAACACCACTCCGCAAATGTCTGAAATCATCATTGGCATGAATTTGGCCATTGAAGAGGAAGAAGGCATTGCCGCTCTGGAAACAGCGACTTCTCTGAAAACGGCTTTAATGGGTCCGTTTGCCGGGGTGGGCGATGTCATCTTCGGCGTCATTGCCGGAACCATTTTCGGAGCCATCGCGGGCAACATGGCCATTGCCGGCAGTACCGCAGGCATGTGGATTTGGGTGGCTTGGAATATCGCAGTCCTCTTCATGAGAACCAAGCTTTTCGACCTGGGCTATGCTCAAGGCGCCAAGCTGATTACTACAATGAAAGATCAATTAAATGCCATAACAAATGGTGCTTCGATTCTAGGTTTGATCGTGGTTGGCGCCTTAATCCCTTCGGTTGTCAAATTGAAAATTCCATATACTTTCCAATCCGGCGAAGTCACGTTATCCGTACAGGAAAATCTGGATAAAATTATGCCCTATTTACCACAGGTCGTCTTGGTCGTGCTGTGTTATCGGCTTTCCAAGGTGAAAGGCATGACGGCAGGAAAACTCATCTTTGTGGTGATGATCGGTGCAATTATCCTTTCTGCGCTGAAGGTGATCGGATGA
- a CDS encoding SIS domain-containing protein gives MMERNRYFETIENLLQRLENSQRESIHQAAAFIADAIMAGGILQSFGSGHSYAAAIEVAGRAGGLFAAKVIKDPAMGIYEVLEGSGSILMRKVEVLPEDVVIIISNSGRNPLPIEIAMKVKAVGAKLIVVTSLDASKKLTSRHSSGKRLYEFADVILDNLSVEGDAAVAVDGLPVNICGTSSIAAAALLQATILEAVELMLKRGYTPPVRLSANVDGGTERSLEIEKQYKQRIYHL, from the coding sequence ATGATGGAACGCAATCGTTACTTTGAAACTATTGAAAATTTGCTGCAGCGATTAGAAAACAGCCAGCGGGAATCCATTCATCAGGCTGCCGCTTTCATCGCCGATGCAATCATGGCCGGCGGAATCCTGCAATCCTTCGGCAGCGGTCATTCTTATGCCGCAGCGATTGAGGTTGCGGGCCGGGCCGGCGGATTATTTGCAGCAAAAGTGATTAAAGATCCGGCGATGGGCATCTATGAAGTTCTTGAAGGCTCAGGTTCTATATTAATGCGGAAAGTCGAAGTCCTGCCTGAAGATGTGGTCATCATCATTTCCAATTCTGGCCGCAATCCTTTACCGATTGAAATTGCAATGAAAGTAAAGGCGGTTGGCGCAAAACTGATCGTCGTTACTTCTCTGGATGCCTCCAAAAAACTAACCAGCCGTCATAGCAGCGGAAAGCGGTTATATGAATTCGCAGATGTAATCCTAGATAATCTGTCAGTCGAGGGTGACGCCGCTGTCGCTGTCGATGGGCTGCCGGTTAATATCTGCGGTACCTCTTCCATCGCTGCTGCCGCGTTGCTTCAGGCAACCATTTTGGAAGCTGTTGAATTGATGTTAAAGCGAGGCTATACGCCGCCAGTTCGCCTCAGCGCCAATGTTGACGGTGGTACAGAACGCAGTCTGGAGATAGAAAAGCAATATAAACAGCGCATTTATCACCTTTAA
- a CDS encoding flavocytochrome c: MKKACSMILGFLLMLSLFGCQTQKPQTSTGMPAGTYEGKANGYGGEISAVVTLSAEKIESIEVSAEKETPTVGGSAIEVLVGRMLEVQSTQVDGISGATRSSEGLIQAVNAALQAAGVDPTALTPKQVEKETSTVEKTTEIVVVGAGGAGMSAAISIAQAGHQVILVEKGAAVGGNTSRATGGMNAAETHYQKEQGIEDSVEVFIQDTMEGGHQLNNPELVKTLAENSAAAIDWLDSFGANLTSIKFAGGATNMRSHRPVDAEGKVIPVGTYLVEKFQEQLKALNIEVIYNAEVDTLILDNGVVTGVQAKGENTEYTLHADAVVVSTGGFGGNLDLVTQYRPDLAGYVSTCSPTVEGDAIAFLTAIGADFVDMDQIQIHPTVIQADGYLISESLRGDGAILVNAGGKRFINELLTRDVVSAGVIAEEGSFAWLIVDQAMYDDSKVVQGYVEKGYMVKGETAEELAAAMEVDPAALSETLANWSTYVKNAEDSDFQREGLDQTQYDLAEGPYYAAKIAPGIHHCMGGVRINPQAEVLNAEGQAIPGLYAAGEVTGGVHGGNRLGGNAVTDVVVFGRIAAASALDYIAGK, from the coding sequence GCCGCAGACGTCAACAGGAATGCCTGCGGGAACTTACGAAGGCAAGGCCAACGGATACGGCGGGGAAATCAGTGCCGTCGTGACTTTGTCAGCTGAGAAAATCGAATCGATTGAAGTGAGTGCCGAGAAGGAAACACCGACGGTCGGTGGTTCTGCGATTGAGGTTCTGGTCGGCCGCATGCTGGAAGTTCAGTCTACTCAGGTCGATGGGATTTCCGGCGCTACCCGTTCATCGGAGGGGCTGATTCAGGCTGTGAATGCAGCTCTGCAGGCTGCCGGTGTAGATCCGACAGCCTTAACACCAAAACAAGTAGAGAAGGAAACATCCACAGTGGAAAAAACGACAGAAATTGTCGTTGTCGGTGCCGGCGGAGCCGGAATGAGCGCTGCCATTTCGATTGCCCAGGCTGGTCATCAGGTGATTCTGGTAGAAAAAGGTGCCGCAGTGGGAGGCAATACCTCACGGGCTACCGGCGGCATGAACGCTGCTGAAACGCATTATCAGAAGGAACAGGGAATTGAGGATTCGGTTGAAGTCTTCATTCAGGATACAATGGAAGGCGGACATCAGTTAAACAATCCGGAATTGGTCAAAACGCTGGCGGAGAATTCTGCAGCGGCGATCGATTGGCTGGATTCATTCGGAGCCAATCTGACCAGTATTAAATTTGCCGGTGGGGCAACCAATATGCGGTCTCATCGTCCGGTTGATGCGGAAGGCAAAGTCATTCCGGTTGGGACTTATCTGGTGGAAAAGTTCCAGGAACAGCTGAAAGCGTTAAATATTGAAGTGATTTACAATGCTGAAGTTGATACGCTCATCTTGGATAATGGAGTAGTAACCGGAGTTCAGGCTAAGGGTGAAAACACAGAGTATACCCTTCATGCGGATGCGGTGGTTGTCAGCACTGGCGGCTTCGGCGGAAATTTGGATCTGGTTACGCAGTACCGTCCGGATCTGGCTGGTTATGTATCTACTTGCTCTCCGACAGTGGAAGGGGATGCGATTGCATTCTTAACTGCCATTGGCGCTGATTTTGTGGATATGGATCAGATCCAGATTCATCCAACGGTCATTCAGGCTGACGGTTATCTGATTTCTGAAAGTCTGCGCGGCGATGGGGCAATTTTGGTCAATGCCGGCGGGAAGCGTTTTATCAACGAACTGCTGACACGCGATGTGGTTTCAGCCGGTGTCATTGCAGAAGAAGGCTCGTTCGCCTGGCTGATCGTGGATCAGGCAATGTATGATGATTCCAAGGTTGTGCAGGGATACGTGGAAAAGGGATATATGGTCAAAGGTGAAACTGCGGAAGAACTGGCAGCAGCGATGGAGGTCGATCCGGCAGCCCTTAGTGAGACACTTGCAAATTGGAGCACCTATGTTAAGAATGCTGAGGATTCGGATTTCCAGCGCGAAGGTCTGGATCAGACTCAATATGATCTGGCGGAAGGTCCGTATTATGCAGCGAAAATTGCGCCGGGAATCCATCATTGCATGGGTGGTGTCCGGATCAATCCGCAGGCCGAGGTCTTAAATGCTGAAGGACAGGCCATTCCGGGATTGTATGCAGCAGGAGAAGTAACTGGCGGCGTTCATGGTGGAAACCGTCTGGGCGGCAATGCAGTAACGGATGTTGTTGTCTTCGGTCGGATTGCTGCAGCTTCAGCTCTGGATTATATAGCTGGAAAATAA